The Nostoc sp. PCC 7524 nucleotide sequence CATTTCCCTTTGTACCAACTCTAGATATTGATTGAGATAACAAACCGCCCGTAGTATTGATGTTGTTTCTAGCACTAAGGCTAATAGAACCTCCGTTGCCTGCTGTACCTGCTGTGGATTCTGAAGAAGAGTCTAAATAGCCACTATAAATTTCCCCATTACTATTAATTGCGATTAAACCTCCATTTCCCGCACTACCAGATTGCGAATACGAGTAAGATAACAAATCGCCAGTAGTAATATTATCCAAGCCTGTAAAGGTAATCACACCACCATTTCCCGCACTACCAACACGAGAGTAAGAGTAAGAGAATAAATCACCAGTTTTAATGCTGTCGTTGGCTTGAAAATTAATAGCACCACCATTTCCCTCACTACCAACACGAGAGTCAGAATAAGAGAACAAATCACCAGTGTGAATGCTATTGTTGGTTTGAAAATCAATAGCACCACCATTGCCGGCACTACCAACACGAGAGTAAGAGTAAGAGAATAAATCACCAGTTTTAATACTATCGTTGGCAGATAAAACAATCCTGCCCCCATCCTTGGCATTACCAGAACGAGAATCAGACGAAGAGTCCACAATACCAGTAGTGATACTACCGCCTTTGGCAACAAGGGTAATTTCTCCCCCTTGTTTTGTATCTTGAGATACAGAGTAAGAATAAGATAACAAATCACCAGTTTTAATACTATCGTTAGCAGTTAAAGCGATCGCACCACCATGATTCGCCTCATTTCTCGTATCCAGAGTTTGAGTTTTAATTGCTCCAGCACTGTTAATTTCAATTGCGCCACCATTAGTAGTAATTGCTTTGGTAGTCACATCTCCTGATGTCGTTGTTAAGCTAACTTTTCCTATCGAATCATCATTACTGGGGTTTAAGGTAAGGTTTGTTTTTAAGTTGATTGCTTGATTGCCAATAAGTGTGATATTTCTTCCCGCCTTTAGCTGTCCTTGCAAATCAAGTGTGTCAGCTACTAGAGTTAAGTCTTGTTGGGGTGTTAAATTTCCCCTATTTGTAATCATTGCTCCTACCTGACTGGCTCCATACTGTAACCCCGGTGTTACATTGACTGTAAGTAATGGTGGCGCTTGGGGATTAGTTGCACTAAATTCACTACCATCAGGAAATTTCATACTATTGGCAGATGTGGCAAAAAAGGAACCACGAATATCTAGCCGCGCATTTTCACCAAAAATAAAGCCATTGGGATTAATTAGGAATAGGTTGGCTGTGCTGTTAGCTTTGATTAAACCATCAATATGAGAAATCGAGCTACCTGTGACTCGACCAATAATGTTTTGAATATCTGCACTATTGTTAAACAATGTCTCAAAGCCAGTAGGAACTGAAAAATCTTGAAAGCTGTGGAAGAGATTAGCTCCTCTTGTGGTTCCACCCTGAATATTGATGGTATTACCCTCTAATGTGACGCTGGAATTATTTGGCAAAGTCCCATCTGGGGTAATTTGAGCAACTGAGCTATTTGCATATAAGGCTACGACACTTGCAATGGCAATTCCTAAACCTTGCAACCAGTCTAAACGCATAGCTTTAGAAGACATTGCATTCTCCTATTTAACAGGATATTTAGCTCTTAATGCTCAATTAAGAGTATGGGTGTGAGCAGGATAACTGATGCACAAGTGAGCATACTACCAAATTGGTGTGACTGAATCAAGTGAATAAGTTTATCTCACTCCTACTAATTAATAATCAGTGAATAAGTTTATCTCACTGCTACCAATTAGTAATCAGGAAGGTTAGCAAGCCTGAGCAATTAAATAAGATATGCAGTTGGCCAATGAATGGAAAAATCTCAAAAATTTTAACAACTTCTACTAAAGTAAGCTCATGGAACAAACAATCTTAATTTTGGCAGCCAATCCTCAAGGCATAACACCACTGCGTTTAGATGAGGAGGTGCGTGAAATTGATGCTGGATTACAGCGAGCTAAACACCGCGATCAGTTTATCTTAAAGCAGAAGTGGGCAGTGCGACCAAGAGATATTCAGCTGGCAATGCTAAATATCAATCCGCAGATAGTTCATTTTTCTGGACATGGGACGGGAGATGAAGGTCTGGTATTTGAAGATGAAACAGGCCAGGCAAAGTTAGTTGATGGAGAAGCTTTAGCAGGACTATTTGAACTGTTTGCAGATCAAGTTGAGTGTGTTGTTCTTAACGGCTGTTACTCACAGGTGCAAGCAGAGGCGATCGCTCAATATGTTAAATATGTGATTGGCATGAAAAAGGCGATCGGAGATAGAGCTGCTATAGAATTTGCTGTGGGTTTTTACGATGCTCTAGGATCTGGACGATCTGTGGAATTTGCCTACAAATTTGGTTGCGCTGCAATTCGGTTGGCAGGTATTCCAGAGCAACTAACTCCGATTCTCAATAAGAAGCTAAACATTAATGAGAAACTTATTAATATCAATTGGACTGCATCTGAGGTATTTCAGGAACTTAATGACTCTGACAGAGAAATACTTACAGAACTCTTAATACGTAGTGGACGTGCCGAAGATTCTGCACGAAAAGCACTGTGTATAAAAATTGGTATTGAACCAAATAAACTTGGATTTTTAAGGCAATCTACTGACGCTGATTTCGCTTTAGAGCTAATTAGCTATTTGCATAGTATAGATAATAAACAAGCTCTTTGTAAAATTTGTAAGGAACTTGAAATTGTGTTTAAGAAAGGGAAGTACGTAGTTGATTTAGACAAAATTAAATTGAAACTTAATTGTAATTAAACATTTATGTCTATTGATTATTTAGAAAGATTCGATATAGACACATTAGTAGAATTGTTGCTCCGTAGCCAACAATTTCGCGAACGCAAAGCACTATGTATAAATATTGGAATTGACCACAAACGATTGAACTTTATCGAAAATACTTCAGATCATGACTTTTTTATCCACTTGACTCACTATTTAAATGAAACAGGTAATAATCATGCTATTTGTTGCCTTTGTTGTAAAGAACTATTACCTACTTTTAGCGATCAAGAAAATAGAGATTGCCTACAAAAAATTATAGAAAAGCTAGGATGCAATCAATCAAATATTGATAAATATCCTACTATCAGTTTATCCAAAAAAAGGACTTTTATGTTTAGTAGCCCATTTTTTCTACTTGGATTAATTGCAATTTGTGTTCCAGCCTATAACCAATTAGGAGCTAATACTCCTAATTTGAATTGTACTAATTCAAATCATAACTCACTTCAAAATCAGCAGGGTGTGGAAATAAAATTTATGAATTTATTTGATGGAATGTGTGCCGATCAATTACTAAATATCCAGGGTGAAATCAATGTTGACAAGGAGATTAAACAAATATGGATTGTGGTTAAACCTTTGACTGATAATAACTATTATGTTCAACCACCAGCTAACATAAATAATGGGGAATTTCAAGCCCAGATTTATATAGGAGAAAAAGATACAACACCGGGGACTAAATTTGAAATCCGTGCCTTTGTTGAACCTAACAATCAACTAAGTACGGCACAGAAACTGGACAATTGGCCGGAAGCAAGATGGCATTCTGATATTATTAGAGTTACGAGGAAATAAAAAGAAGTAAGATAGTAATTAAATTTTGTCATGGCTGTTGCCTGTTCCCTATTCCCTACCCCTTTGGGGTAGGTGAGAATTTACTAGCGACTTTGGATAAATAACACAACAATACCACTTGCAAATATGCCAAAAGCAGAGGGAACAAATGGAGTCCATAATCCGTTTTGAAAAAGAGCGATCGCACAAACTCCATATAAAATGACAACTGTCGCACATATAGCGTATCCTTTATCTGAAAGCGATCGCACACGCCACAGCATCAGATTTCCCACTACACACCATCCGCCTATCCAGAGAATATCGCCCCAAAAAGGCCAAACCCAAAAAATTGGACGTTCGTCTAAAACTGCACTCAGAATTTGGCTGACCATTTGTGCTTGGATCAATACGCCTGGAATTTGTTTGTAATCTCGCTGTGCAGCACTGTAGGGAGTTGACCAAGTATCGCTGAGTGTATTAGCTGTTACTCCAATCAAAACGATCTTATCTTGAAACAATTCAGGATTAAATTTTTCACTCAGCACATCATCAAGGGAAACTCTCTGATATTCTGTGTCACGGTAATTGATAAGTATTTGTATACCGCCTAAATTAACTCCTTGTTGATAGCCGCCACTACGGCCAGGTTTTAAGCGTTGAAAGACTTTAGAACCGAACTGTACATCATCTTCCTTCCAATTAGATGGAATATCTTCGTCAAATAAGTAACGCATAGCTAATTGCAATGAGAGCGAATAATGCGTTTTACAAGCTGAAGAAAGCTCTTGTTGCATCATTAAAATTTGACGACGGATAATACCATCTGGGTCTTGAATAGCATCTGTAAAACCCAGGCGTTCTACAGGTACGTCTTGCGGCGGTCTAACACCTTGGGGGTCATATTTACTATCACTGCCTTTACAGACAACAATCACGTTGTCTCGACTAAGTTCAGTAGGAAGTTGTATAGGATTTAATTTATGAGGAGGGTCGAAAGAATCTCTATATATATCTAATCCAATTACTCGTGGTTGATACTTTTGTAATTGATTCAGTAACTTTGCTAAAGTACGATCTGAAATTGATTTTGGCCCTAGGGTTGTCTCTTGTCGAGATTGAATATCTTTTTCAGTGATTTCTACAATTATCAATCTTGGATCTGGTTCTTCCTGGGGTCGCAATCGTAGCATTTGATCAAAAGTTTGCAGTTCGATTGTTTCAAACACTCCTAAATATCTTAAACCCACTGTGGAAAAAGTCACCATCAAAGTAGTCAGCAGTACAGTCCAAAACTGAGATTTTGGGGTATAGATTTTACTTTTCGTCGCCGCATAACTCACCGATTTGGTATCACTAAGATTGTCACTTAATTTTTGCCACTGGATTGGCTCAGTTGTAGGATTTTGACAGATAACTGGCAACCAACTGGCACAAGGAAATTCATTTTCTAATCCCTGAAGTCTTTCTCGTGCTTCTCGCACAGCCAAGTACAGTGGTTTACCACCTGCAAAGGCCATCAGAAAGTTCTTTAAGAATTCCTGGGCTACTAAATCTGGTACTCCTTCCCGCATAACAATCATTTGGGGAATGTTTAAATCAGCTAAATTTCGAGCCAATCCAATACCATCACAAGAATTAAAAATTGCTAGTTTTAAACCTCGTGTAATTGCTGTCTTCAGCGCATTTTTTAACTGCGAAATAGTTAAACTTTCTGTTTGGTTAATGTAAATTTCCCCTATCTCTCCATCAGCAAGGCTAGAGCTATGTCCGGCAAAAAAGAGAATATCCCAATCCTGTTGCCATAGATGCTCATCCAGTTTTTGCCTTGTTGGTTCTACTAAAAAGGTAGTTTGAGCATTTATTAAACTTTGCAATAAAGAGCTATCTTTATGGATATTAATACCAACACTATTACCTAGAATTGCTAAAATTTTAACTTTATCTGTAGCGGTTTTTGGTAATACTTGAGGGGTGACATACTCATCATTACTCAAAGCTAATTCAGCTTGAGGATAATCTTCAAAAAAATGCCAAAGATGCCAAGGTAAACGATGTAGTAAAACTATGTTTGTTTCAAAAATTACTCTGATTTCATCATCACGATTGAGTAGAGTTCGCAACTGTCTTTCAATATTCTGAAATGACTCAAATTGTAACCAAACATTGATATTTGTTTGTAGTTGGTGACATACTTCATCGAAATCATTAACAGAAATATTAGTGATGTCGTGGGCATGGACTTTTATACGTTGATTGCTACCCAGGCGTTGATGAACTGCTGTGTAGAGTGATTGCCATCTGCGGTAGAGTCCGCTTAGTTCTGGTGCAGCTGGTAAACTTCCTATGAATTTCACAGGTAAAACTTGGTGATGATGCCAAAGTTGAGCTGTGACAACAGGAAATCCTTGATTTAAATCTCCCCCCAGGAAGCTGAAGACGACTAGCTTACTCATTTTTTATTTGGTAATTGCAAGTTTTTAGTTTCATTTTTCCAGTAGCCATTTGTAATTAAAGCTCTGACTAATGACTAATAACTAAATAGCTCAGTGTTAAAAATTATCGCTATGGCAAGGCAGGAGGCAGGAGGCAGGAGGCAGGAGGGAAGAGGGAAGAGGGTTTGAGCCTAGTTTATTTTTCTTAACATAGTTGTGTTTTTTCCCACCGACTTACTTAAATCACGAAATGTTCTGTTATCTGGCAACTATTAAGAGCTACCTGGATGCTAAAAGATTCTCCCACTTCCCCATCAAAAAGTTTCAATTGCACATAGATATCTTGAACTCTTGCTTGTACTTGTTGAAGTATCTCCCCTTGTTCTGAAAGTAAAAATAGCTGGGTATTAGTGGGTAGATAAGGTTGATTACAAGCTGGATGTAGCTGTACACGAATACTAACTTGTTGGGGAGATTTTGGTATTAAGGCAACTAATAAGATCACCTTTTGAGCTTCTATTTCCATTCCCAAGTCGATGAGCTTGGCGCGTTTGATAGCAGTATTCAACCCAGAATTACTGCGGAAATTGAAAGCTAGGCTACTGGTGT carries:
- a CDS encoding CHAT domain-containing protein, whose protein sequence is MEQTILILAANPQGITPLRLDEEVREIDAGLQRAKHRDQFILKQKWAVRPRDIQLAMLNINPQIVHFSGHGTGDEGLVFEDETGQAKLVDGEALAGLFELFADQVECVVLNGCYSQVQAEAIAQYVKYVIGMKKAIGDRAAIEFAVGFYDALGSGRSVEFAYKFGCAAIRLAGIPEQLTPILNKKLNINEKLININWTASEVFQELNDSDREILTELLIRSGRAEDSARKALCIKIGIEPNKLGFLRQSTDADFALELISYLHSIDNKQALCKICKELEIVFKKGKYVVDLDKIKLKLNCN
- a CDS encoding CHASE2 domain-containing protein, which codes for MSKLVVFSFLGGDLNQGFPVVTAQLWHHHQVLPVKFIGSLPAAPELSGLYRRWQSLYTAVHQRLGSNQRIKVHAHDITNISVNDFDEVCHQLQTNINVWLQFESFQNIERQLRTLLNRDDEIRVIFETNIVLLHRLPWHLWHFFEDYPQAELALSNDEYVTPQVLPKTATDKVKILAILGNSVGINIHKDSSLLQSLINAQTTFLVEPTRQKLDEHLWQQDWDILFFAGHSSSLADGEIGEIYINQTESLTISQLKNALKTAITRGLKLAIFNSCDGIGLARNLADLNIPQMIVMREGVPDLVAQEFLKNFLMAFAGGKPLYLAVREARERLQGLENEFPCASWLPVICQNPTTEPIQWQKLSDNLSDTKSVSYAATKSKIYTPKSQFWTVLLTTLMVTFSTVGLRYLGVFETIELQTFDQMLRLRPQEEPDPRLIIVEITEKDIQSRQETTLGPKSISDRTLAKLLNQLQKYQPRVIGLDIYRDSFDPPHKLNPIQLPTELSRDNVIVVCKGSDSKYDPQGVRPPQDVPVERLGFTDAIQDPDGIIRRQILMMQQELSSACKTHYSLSLQLAMRYLFDEDIPSNWKEDDVQFGSKVFQRLKPGRSGGYQQGVNLGGIQILINYRDTEYQRVSLDDVLSEKFNPELFQDKIVLIGVTANTLSDTWSTPYSAAQRDYKQIPGVLIQAQMVSQILSAVLDERPIFWVWPFWGDILWIGGWCVVGNLMLWRVRSLSDKGYAICATVVILYGVCAIALFQNGLWTPFVPSAFGIFASGIVVLFIQSR